A window of Castanea sativa cultivar Marrone di Chiusa Pesio chromosome 1, ASM4071231v1 contains these coding sequences:
- the LOC142621731 gene encoding late embryogenesis abundant protein At1g64065-like gives MKGEGKRNSKCLAYVAAFIVFQTIIILVFALTVMKIKSPKVRFGAVAVENFTPSTTNSSSFDMRLVAQVAIKNTNFGHFKYDSSNITILYGGMPVGEAVIAEGRTKARKTQRFDVTVDITSDKLSGNTNLTNDIGSGYLRLSSQAKLSGKVQLMKVIKKKKSGEMSCTMTVNLAQRAIQDLMCN, from the coding sequence ATGaagggagagggaaagagaaacTCAAAATGCTTAGCATATGTTGCTGCTTTCATTGTGTTTCAGACCATAATCATCTTGGTCTTTGCACTAACTGTGATGAAAATTAAAAGTCCTAAAGTCAGGTTTGGCGCTGTGGCTGTCGAGAATTTCACTCCTAGCACTACCAATTCATCTTCTTTTGATATGAGATTGGTAGCCCAAGTGGCCATTAAGAACACAAATTTTGGCCACTTCAAGTATGACAGCAGCAATATCACTATCTTATATGGGGGCATGCCTGTTGGAGAGGCTGTCATTGCTGAAGGTCGAACCAAGGCAAGAAAGACACAGAGATTCGATGTGACCGTGGACATAACCTCCGACAAGTTATCAGGCAATACAAACCTTACAAATGATATTGGTTCTGGATATTTGAGGCTGAGCAGCCAAGCTAAGTTGAGTGGAAAGGTGCAATTGATGAAGgtgatcaagaagaagaagtctgGTGAAATGAGCTGCACCATGACAGTCAATTTGGCGCAACGTGCTATCCAGGATTTGATGTGCAACTGA